In a single window of the Desulfovibrio mangrovi genome:
- the lysA gene encoding diaminopimelate decarboxylase has translation MHHFEYRNGELYAEDVPVRQLAQEHGTPLYIYSSATFSHHFKAFDSAFEGIQHLTCYSVKACSNVSILKLLGALGAGMDIVSGGELHRARKAGIPAERIVYSGVGKKRSEIREALEAGILMFNVESRQELERIAVVAREMGVVARISLRVNPDVDPKTHPYISTGLKKNKFGLDIEQSLAAYRRAKELEGVEPIGIDCHIGSQLTSIEPFIEALERVMSFYETLKTEGIDIRYLDLGGGLGIPYNTEEPPHPVEYGKAVTERLKGTGLTLILEPGRVIAGNSGILVTEVVYTKDTPSKHFVIVDAAMNDLVRPSLYQSFHRIAEVVPQGREPHDVDVVGPICESGDFLAQDRTIPAVEQGELLALFSAGAYGFSMSSQYNSRLRAAEVMVEGNTAKVIRKRETYADLIALEEGAL, from the coding sequence ATGCATCATTTCGAATACCGCAACGGCGAACTGTACGCCGAAGACGTGCCTGTTCGCCAACTTGCGCAGGAACACGGCACTCCGCTGTATATTTACTCTTCCGCCACGTTCTCACACCACTTCAAGGCGTTTGATTCCGCGTTCGAAGGCATTCAGCACCTTACCTGCTATTCGGTGAAAGCATGCTCCAACGTGAGTATCCTCAAACTGCTCGGCGCTCTTGGCGCGGGCATGGATATCGTTTCCGGCGGGGAGCTGCATCGCGCACGCAAGGCAGGCATCCCTGCTGAGCGCATTGTCTATTCGGGGGTAGGTAAAAAACGCTCCGAGATTCGTGAGGCGCTTGAGGCCGGCATCCTGATGTTCAACGTGGAATCACGTCAGGAATTGGAACGCATAGCCGTTGTTGCCCGTGAAATGGGTGTAGTAGCCCGCATATCACTGCGTGTTAATCCGGATGTGGACCCCAAAACCCATCCGTATATTTCCACGGGCCTGAAGAAGAATAAATTCGGTCTGGATATCGAGCAGTCCCTTGCGGCATACCGCCGAGCAAAAGAGCTGGAGGGAGTGGAGCCTATCGGCATCGACTGTCATATAGGATCGCAGCTGACCAGCATCGAGCCCTTTATTGAAGCGCTTGAGCGGGTCATGAGCTTCTATGAAACCCTCAAGACGGAAGGAATAGACATCCGTTACCTTGATCTGGGCGGCGGCCTAGGCATCCCTTATAATACGGAAGAACCGCCCCACCCTGTGGAATATGGCAAGGCTGTCACGGAGCGCCTGAAGGGAACCGGGCTCACGCTCATTCTCGAACCGGGACGCGTTATTGCCGGCAACTCGGGCATTCTGGTTACCGAGGTTGTTTACACCAAGGACACGCCCAGCAAGCACTTTGTAATCGTGGATGCCGCCATGAACGATCTGGTTCGCCCCTCGCTCTACCAGTCCTTCCACCGCATAGCCGAAGTGGTTCCGCAAGGTCGCGAGCCTCACGACGTTGATGTTGTCGGCCCCATATGCGAATCAGGTGACTTTCTGGCGCAGGACAGAACCATCCCCGCAGTTGAGCAGGGTGAATTGCTCGCACTATTCTCGGCAGGTGCATACGGTTTCTCCATGAGTTCCCAGTACAACTCACGACTGCGAGCAGCTGAGGTCATGGTCGAAGGCAACACCGCCAAGGTCATCCGCAAGCGTGAAACGTACGCCGACCTCATCGCACTTGAAGAGGGTGCGTTGTAG
- a CDS encoding LexA family transcriptional regulator, with protein MASLDFHTFFRRLEKATSIKSQQDLATALGVNRSAITQAKRRDAVPPKWILALSRQFGLNPDWLEFGKGVPQQSKADVAAPVSPAPATHSEHEQVADIPAIATVPKVYARLCAGGGSFDVEAAVVEEHIFRQDWLAKKGKPGSMVLMDVFGNSMEPEIREGDMVLVDQSQKDIFAGSIYAVGLEDTVMVKRLERKMREVVLHSDNPDYSPIHVRGDEFESFRVIGRIVWICREYR; from the coding sequence ATGGCCTCACTGGATTTCCACACGTTCTTCCGCCGACTGGAAAAAGCCACAAGCATCAAGAGTCAGCAGGATCTTGCAACGGCGCTGGGAGTCAACCGCTCTGCCATTACGCAGGCGAAGCGACGTGATGCTGTGCCTCCCAAATGGATTCTGGCCTTGTCACGTCAATTCGGCCTTAATCCCGACTGGCTTGAATTCGGAAAAGGGGTGCCGCAGCAATCAAAAGCGGATGTTGCTGCACCGGTCTCCCCTGCTCCTGCCACTCATTCTGAGCACGAACAGGTGGCTGACATTCCTGCCATAGCGACAGTTCCCAAGGTCTATGCGCGCCTGTGCGCAGGCGGCGGCTCCTTTGACGTGGAGGCAGCCGTGGTGGAGGAACACATCTTCAGACAGGACTGGCTGGCCAAAAAAGGCAAGCCCGGCTCCATGGTTCTGATGGATGTTTTCGGCAACAGCATGGAACCCGAAATCCGGGAAGGCGACATGGTGCTTGTGGACCAGTCTCAGAAAGACATTTTTGCCGGTTCCATCTACGCCGTAGGCCTTGAAGATACTGTCATGGTGAAACGACTTGAACGCAAGATGAGAGAAGTTGTCCTGCACAGTGACAACCCGGATTACTCGCCTATCCACGTTCGGGGCGATGAGTTTGAAAGCTTTCGCGTCATAGGACGCATTGTCTGGATCTGTCGGGAATATCGCTAG
- a CDS encoding alpha/beta fold hydrolase, translating into MIPFNHADGEHLEVEGARIYFEIQGDPKATPLVFLHGGFGSIEDFSQIIPLLDQPYRLIGIDSRGQGKSTLGSSSLTYSRMQHDVETVLRHLGITQTNFIGHSDGGIVGLRLAAAHVIEIPKLVTIGSHWRLTEDDPARPLFAGITAENWKSMFPESYNTYQRLNPEPDFPMLTREIVRLWLDTSSGGYPAEEIRNITSDLMVVRGDEDILITRQHAMELADMISGACLLNVPFSSHVIHQEKPELLMDSINEFLNR; encoded by the coding sequence ATGATTCCATTCAATCATGCAGATGGTGAGCATCTTGAGGTAGAGGGAGCAAGGATCTATTTCGAAATTCAGGGAGACCCTAAAGCCACTCCCCTGGTCTTCCTTCATGGAGGCTTCGGCAGCATTGAGGATTTCAGCCAGATCATTCCGCTGCTTGATCAGCCTTACAGACTGATCGGCATAGACAGCCGTGGTCAGGGAAAATCCACCCTCGGTTCCTCCTCCCTCACCTATTCGCGCATGCAACACGATGTGGAAACTGTGCTAAGGCATCTGGGTATCACACAGACAAATTTCATCGGGCACAGCGATGGAGGTATTGTGGGCTTGCGCCTGGCTGCCGCACACGTCATCGAGATCCCGAAGCTTGTAACCATAGGGTCGCACTGGAGGCTGACTGAGGATGATCCGGCGCGTCCTCTCTTTGCAGGGATTACCGCCGAAAACTGGAAGTCCATGTTCCCGGAAAGCTACAACACCTACCAGCGCCTCAATCCGGAACCGGATTTCCCCATGCTTACACGCGAAATCGTTAGATTATGGCTGGATACCAGTTCTGGAGGCTATCCTGCCGAGGAGATTCGGAACATCACTTCCGACCTGATGGTTGTTCGGGGAGATGAGGATATTCTCATTACCAGGCAACATGCCATGGAATTGGCTGATATGATTTCCGGAGCATGTTTGCTTAACGTGCCTTTCAGCAGCCACGTTATTCATCAGGAAAAGCCTGAACTGCTCATGGACAGCATCAATGAGTTTCTGAACAGGTAA
- the secG gene encoding preprotein translocase subunit SecG, whose product MENLILILHIVACVSLVILVLLQAGKEGMGVIFGGGSQSMFGSGGAGGMIARLTGIMAVIFLFTSLSYNYMTGHTGSDESGIIDVKIEEKSAQEKPILLEEAAPKEPAEKPAQ is encoded by the coding sequence GTGGAAAATCTGATTCTTATCCTGCATATCGTAGCCTGTGTCTCTCTTGTTATCCTTGTTCTGCTTCAGGCTGGCAAGGAAGGCATGGGGGTCATCTTCGGCGGCGGCAGCCAGTCCATGTTCGGAAGCGGCGGCGCTGGCGGTATGATTGCCAGACTGACCGGCATCATGGCTGTGATCTTCCTCTTTACTTCCCTGAGCTACAACTATATGACCGGTCACACGGGTTCCGACGAGTCCGGCATCATTGATGTGAAGATCGAAGAAAAGTCTGCACAGGAAAAGCCCATTCTTCTGGAAGAAGCTGCTCCCAAAGAGCCTGCTGAAAAGCCTGCTCAGTAA
- the tpiA gene encoding triose-phosphate isomerase has translation MKKLMAANWKMYKTADEAKETASALVEKVGALPADREVLIFPPFTALHGTVEALRDAAGFNVGGQNVYPADEGAFTGEISPSMLAACGCNWVLTGHSERRHVLGESDAFVGQKTAYCLAKGLKVCLCIGEKLEEREAGRLTAVIHTQLESGLKDVPKDLAPENIAIAYEPVWAIGTGKVAGPKEILEAHAIVREKLVSMFPAIGAQMPILYGGSVKPDNASEIVSLDNVNGVLVGGASLQAESFSRIVLA, from the coding sequence ATGAAGAAGCTGATGGCCGCCAACTGGAAGATGTACAAGACCGCCGATGAGGCGAAGGAAACGGCGAGTGCCCTTGTGGAAAAGGTTGGCGCACTGCCTGCAGACCGGGAAGTGCTCATCTTCCCTCCGTTTACCGCCCTGCACGGCACCGTGGAAGCCCTGCGTGATGCAGCAGGCTTCAATGTCGGCGGACAGAATGTCTATCCGGCCGATGAGGGGGCCTTTACCGGCGAAATCTCTCCGTCCATGCTTGCCGCCTGCGGCTGCAACTGGGTGCTGACCGGGCATTCCGAGCGTCGTCATGTTCTGGGTGAATCTGATGCTTTTGTCGGCCAGAAGACCGCTTACTGCCTCGCAAAGGGCCTCAAGGTCTGTCTGTGCATCGGCGAGAAGCTGGAAGAGCGTGAGGCAGGCAGGCTGACCGCTGTGATTCATACCCAGCTTGAATCTGGCCTCAAGGATGTGCCGAAGGATCTGGCTCCTGAGAATATTGCCATCGCGTATGAGCCCGTGTGGGCTATTGGTACGGGCAAAGTGGCTGGACCCAAGGAAATTCTTGAAGCACACGCCATTGTGCGTGAAAAACTGGTGAGCATGTTCCCCGCAATTGGTGCGCAAATGCCCATTCTGTACGGCGGCAGCGTGAAGCCTGACAATGCTTCGGAAATCGTAAGCCTTGACAATGTCAATGGAGTTCTGGTAGGAGGCGCTTCTTTGCAGGCTGAAAGCTTCAGCCGCATCGTGCTCGCATAA
- the rimI gene encoding ribosomal protein S18-alanine N-acetyltransferase: MSDNTTKNMQEKSADAAAAPCVSAQETEFFKLGPEHISEVAALEKRCFSMPWQEEQFRLAFEQQIFSIFGLRYKGVLVAYVAVYHTQYELEILNIATHPDYRRSGLGKRLLGLMLQIGVKMGIENSVLEVRRSNSAAIALYESYGYEQCGVRRHYYADTNEDALVYTKALQSDEGASK; the protein is encoded by the coding sequence ATGTCTGATAACACTACGAAAAATATGCAGGAAAAGTCTGCAGACGCCGCGGCAGCCCCTTGCGTCAGTGCGCAGGAAACGGAGTTTTTCAAGCTCGGGCCGGAGCATATATCGGAAGTTGCCGCTTTGGAAAAGCGGTGTTTTTCCATGCCATGGCAGGAGGAGCAGTTCCGTCTGGCCTTTGAACAGCAGATCTTTTCCATCTTCGGCCTGCGCTACAAGGGGGTGCTGGTTGCCTATGTGGCCGTGTATCACACCCAGTATGAACTGGAAATCCTCAATATCGCCACGCACCCAGACTACCGCAGGTCAGGGCTCGGCAAGCGTCTGCTCGGCCTGATGTTGCAGATTGGCGTAAAGATGGGCATAGAGAACTCGGTGCTGGAAGTAAGGCGCTCCAACAGTGCTGCCATAGCCCTGTATGAAAGTTACGGGTATGAGCAGTGTGGCGTCCGCAGACACTATTATGCCGACACCAACGAGGATGCCCTTGTGTACACCAAGGCGCTGCAGTCGGATGAAGGTGCTTCGAAATAG
- a CDS encoding NUDIX hydrolase, translating into MIETIYSQLKEGIADLVEVVDSNDRPFMVMPVADVHTQPLRHRVVLTLLYDAKGRLYLQRRAKSKKLYPGRWDLSSTGHVLAGESREHAALRELNEELRVFPGKVNQIVSIPASVETEYACISLFSARLAGDKPCPNPEEVAEGIFLDQEEFAAMLEGFRELLTPAVIWAAENGYLFSDLPAVANEDEDEPPVEP; encoded by the coding sequence ATGATTGAAACCATTTATTCCCAACTCAAGGAAGGCATCGCCGACCTTGTCGAGGTGGTCGACAGCAACGACAGGCCATTCATGGTCATGCCGGTCGCCGATGTTCATACTCAGCCGTTGCGGCACAGGGTGGTACTCACTCTGTTGTATGATGCAAAAGGCCGGCTCTACCTGCAGCGCCGTGCAAAAAGCAAAAAACTCTATCCCGGACGTTGGGATCTTTCATCCACAGGTCACGTTCTCGCCGGAGAGTCCAGAGAACACGCCGCCTTGAGAGAACTGAACGAAGAGCTCCGCGTCTTTCCGGGAAAAGTAAACCAGATCGTCAGCATTCCGGCTTCAGTGGAAACGGAATACGCCTGCATTTCCCTTTTCTCTGCAAGGCTTGCCGGTGACAAGCCCTGCCCCAACCCCGAAGAAGTAGCCGAAGGCATTTTTCTGGATCAGGAAGAGTTCGCAGCCATGCTTGAAGGTTTCCGCGAGCTGCTGACGCCAGCTGTCATTTGGGCTGCGGAAAACGGCTACCTTTTTTCCGACCTGCCCGCCGTTGCCAACGAAGACGAGGATGAGCCACCGGTCGAACCGTAA
- a CDS encoding inositol monophosphatase family protein, with product MDEFGYASLLEEATAAVCESGNVILDSWYKPRKITLKGRIDLVTETDVAVEEDLKRRLHAILPEASFLAEESAGTAPLTDLAWIIDPVDGTTNFAHQIPLVASSVGLWHKGRMVLGIVNAPILRECFTAARGQGAALNGQPMYVTGTDNLEHALIATGFPYSIRDNVDEIMGWLSKALVTSRGVRRCGAAAVDFAFVAAGRYDAFYEIDLRPWDTSAGWLLVEEAGGKVTQLDTNAPFELYSRGVLATNGALHDTMFSLLKGQ from the coding sequence ATGGATGAGTTTGGATATGCATCGCTTCTGGAAGAAGCAACCGCTGCCGTGTGCGAGTCCGGCAACGTCATACTGGATAGCTGGTACAAGCCGCGCAAGATAACTCTGAAGGGGCGAATTGATCTGGTGACGGAAACCGATGTTGCCGTTGAAGAGGATCTGAAGCGCCGCCTGCACGCCATTCTTCCGGAAGCATCCTTTCTGGCGGAAGAAAGTGCGGGAACTGCACCGCTGACCGATCTGGCATGGATCATCGATCCGGTGGACGGTACCACCAATTTTGCCCATCAGATTCCTTTAGTGGCTTCCTCAGTGGGGCTGTGGCACAAGGGCAGGATGGTGCTCGGCATCGTGAATGCGCCCATTTTGCGGGAGTGTTTCACCGCTGCCCGCGGGCAGGGCGCCGCTTTGAACGGCCAACCGATGTACGTGACCGGCACTGACAATCTGGAACACGCCCTGATCGCAACGGGATTCCCCTACAGTATCCGTGACAATGTGGACGAGATTATGGGGTGGCTATCCAAGGCGCTGGTGACTTCGCGTGGCGTACGACGTTGCGGGGCTGCTGCTGTTGATTTCGCCTTTGTCGCCGCAGGGCGGTATGATGCCTTTTACGAAATCGACTTGCGTCCGTGGGATACATCTGCCGGATGGCTTCTGGTGGAAGAGGCAGGCGGCAAGGTAACTCAGCTGGATACCAATGCGCCTTTTGAGCTTTATTCCCGTGGCGTATTGGCGACCAATGGCGCGTTGCACGATACGATGTTCTCGCTGCTGAAAGGGCAGTAA
- a CDS encoding rod shape-determining protein yields MFGKLLGLFGKDLAMDLGTANTLLYTKNDGIVLNEPSVVAIDNDRNTVLAVGKEAKEFLGRTPQRIRAIRPMKDGVIADFEVTKQMISFFIKKVITGFSLAKPNIVICVPTGITQVEKRAVIESAQQAGARDVRLVEEPMAAAIGADMPIHQPMGNMVVDIGGGTTEVAVISLSAIAYAESVRVAGDAMNSAVQRYFQEEFKLLIGENMAERIKIRIGSAHPLPETLSMDVSGKDMVTGTPKSVLVTDGHVREALADPVKAIVMAVRKSLEKTPPELAGDIADNGLLLAGGGALLKGLNTLITKETNLKVVIDDDPLTTVVRGTGRTLDDRKFYSKVYIN; encoded by the coding sequence ATGTTCGGCAAATTGTTAGGACTGTTCGGCAAAGACCTTGCCATGGACCTCGGCACCGCCAACACGCTTTTGTATACCAAGAACGATGGGATCGTGCTGAACGAACCGTCCGTTGTTGCCATAGATAACGATCGGAACACCGTGCTTGCGGTGGGTAAGGAAGCCAAGGAATTTCTCGGCCGTACCCCCCAGCGCATCCGTGCCATCCGCCCCATGAAGGATGGTGTTATTGCCGACTTTGAAGTCACCAAGCAGATGATTTCCTTCTTTATCAAGAAGGTCATTACCGGTTTTTCCCTTGCCAAGCCCAATATTGTTATCTGTGTTCCTACCGGCATTACGCAGGTTGAGAAAAGGGCCGTCATAGAATCTGCACAGCAGGCCGGTGCCCGCGATGTGCGGCTTGTTGAGGAACCCATGGCGGCAGCCATCGGGGCCGATATGCCTATTCACCAGCCCATGGGCAACATGGTCGTTGATATCGGCGGCGGCACCACGGAAGTGGCCGTTATTTCGCTTTCCGCCATTGCCTATGCAGAGTCTGTCCGCGTGGCAGGCGATGCTATGAACAGTGCCGTGCAACGCTATTTTCAGGAAGAGTTCAAGCTGCTTATCGGCGAGAACATGGCCGAACGTATCAAGATCAGAATCGGGTCCGCGCACCCGCTGCCTGAAACCCTTTCCATGGATGTTTCCGGCAAGGACATGGTAACCGGCACGCCTAAATCCGTGCTCGTCACGGACGGGCATGTGCGTGAAGCCCTTGCAGACCCCGTTAAAGCCATTGTCATGGCCGTTCGTAAATCGCTTGAGAAGACACCCCCGGAACTTGCTGGCGATATTGCAGACAATGGTTTGCTGCTGGCCGGTGGCGGCGCCCTGCTGAAGGGATTGAATACCCTGATCACCAAGGAAACCAATCTCAAGGTTGTGATCGATGACGATCCCCTTACCACGGTGGTTCGCGGTACCGGTCGTACCCTTGATGACCGCAAGTTCTACAGCAAGGTGTACATCAACTAA
- a CDS encoding GAF domain-containing protein, which translates to MNTKSCYERILGIICSVFDAYSAVLIMPDNSGREFAVVGSFSLGDLVDKGAQFVPGKGLVGWIVSNQGPMLVNDFDTRQYHLGYYSSNEESKIKAFMGVPLRNGTGALCLDSKRQYSFSNKDQKILQLFADLVYEVQSSSCLAAEQVNLSKYYSCLQLIYGLRKRHKNWSKFLEQYLGIMAETSGFSYCSFASRDEAGHNYYIEDETQSYVQGEAQAIPYGTGLVGWVFKNSKPVFMGGSDSGTQSSPLYGKVSTHPGFQSVICLPLTIGRITRGVLVFASENPKEIPDELKVFCQMASEHLALFLENLYLRSRLHEAAQQLHQLQQAAATKTEQSEDFEFDFSTSTQEESA; encoded by the coding sequence ATGAATACCAAGTCCTGCTATGAACGCATTCTCGGAATAATCTGCAGCGTCTTTGATGCGTATTCGGCTGTTCTGATAATGCCCGACAACTCCGGAAGAGAGTTTGCCGTTGTCGGCAGCTTCAGCCTGGGCGACCTTGTCGACAAGGGGGCGCAGTTTGTGCCCGGCAAAGGGCTTGTCGGTTGGATTGTCAGCAATCAGGGGCCAATGCTCGTCAACGATTTCGATACGCGCCAGTATCATCTCGGTTATTATTCCAGCAACGAGGAATCGAAGATAAAGGCCTTTATGGGGGTTCCTCTCAGGAACGGTACCGGAGCGCTTTGCCTCGACAGTAAGCGTCAGTACTCCTTCTCCAACAAGGACCAGAAGATTCTTCAGCTTTTTGCCGACCTTGTGTACGAGGTTCAGTCCAGCTCCTGCCTCGCTGCCGAGCAGGTGAATCTGAGCAAGTATTACAGCTGCCTGCAGCTGATTTACGGTCTGCGCAAACGGCACAAGAACTGGTCAAAGTTTCTTGAACAATATCTCGGCATAATGGCCGAGACATCCGGTTTTTCTTATTGCAGTTTTGCCTCTAGAGACGAAGCAGGGCACAACTATTACATCGAAGACGAAACCCAGTCCTACGTTCAGGGTGAAGCACAGGCCATTCCTTATGGCACGGGACTTGTGGGGTGGGTGTTCAAGAACAGCAAGCCTGTTTTCATGGGCGGCTCCGATTCGGGCACGCAGTCTTCTCCGCTGTACGGCAAAGTCTCCACGCACCCCGGCTTTCAAAGCGTCATTTGTCTGCCTTTGACCATCGGACGCATCACCCGCGGTGTGCTTGTCTTTGCGAGCGAAAATCCTAAGGAAATTCCGGACGAGCTTAAGGTTTTTTGCCAGATGGCTTCCGAACATCTGGCATTATTTCTTGAAAACTTGTATTTACGGAGTCGGCTGCATGAAGCCGCTCAACAATTGCATCAGTTGCAGCAGGCGGCAGCAACAAAAACAGAGCAGTCTGAGGACTTTGAATTTGATTTTTCCACCTCGACCCAAGAAGAGAGTGCCTAA
- the gcvT gene encoding glycine cleavage system aminomethyltransferase GcvT produces the protein MSDLLQTPLTSWHKAQGAKMAPFAGWDMPIQYKGIIVEHNHTREHASIFDICHMGEFTLKGAGAKDALSKIVTHNLDTLGPGKCRYGFLLNEEGCILDDLIVYCMAEDDYMLVVNGACTESDFAWIAKHLPATLSFTDVSAQTAKIDLQGPEAYDVLEAVLGTGYRSLKYFCHVTAEFNGGPIIISRTGYTGELGYEFYLPSENAAALWDKLMADERVEAAGLGARDTLRLEVGLPLYGQDLDTKHNPTEAGMGWLLKSPAAYIGKGKDAEVREMLVPLTIPGRRAARHHDVVCLPEAKGGKEVGVVTSGSFCPSVGNSVALAFVAKEYADEPAFIVKAARVNLEATRSDLPFFKGGTARKKLEE, from the coding sequence TTGTCTGACCTGCTCCAAACACCGTTAACGTCGTGGCACAAGGCTCAGGGCGCCAAAATGGCCCCCTTTGCCGGCTGGGATATGCCCATTCAGTACAAAGGCATCATCGTCGAGCACAACCACACCCGTGAGCATGCCTCCATCTTCGACATCTGCCACATGGGCGAATTCACGCTCAAGGGCGCAGGTGCGAAGGATGCTCTGTCCAAGATCGTGACCCACAATCTGGACACCCTCGGGCCCGGCAAATGCCGTTATGGTTTTCTGCTGAACGAGGAAGGCTGCATTCTGGACGACCTCATCGTCTACTGCATGGCTGAAGACGATTACATGCTGGTGGTCAACGGCGCCTGCACCGAATCCGACTTTGCATGGATCGCCAAGCATCTGCCCGCCACTCTCTCCTTTACAGATGTTTCCGCTCAGACCGCCAAGATCGACCTTCAGGGCCCCGAAGCCTATGACGTGCTTGAAGCAGTTCTCGGCACCGGCTACCGTTCGCTCAAGTATTTCTGCCATGTCACTGCGGAATTCAACGGCGGCCCCATTATCATCAGCCGCACTGGCTACACTGGTGAACTGGGCTATGAGTTCTACCTGCCTTCCGAAAACGCTGCCGCCCTCTGGGACAAGCTCATGGCAGACGAGCGTGTAGAAGCCGCAGGCCTTGGCGCACGAGACACTCTTCGTCTTGAAGTGGGTCTGCCCCTCTACGGACAGGATCTCGACACCAAGCACAATCCCACGGAAGCCGGCATGGGCTGGCTGCTCAAGTCCCCTGCCGCTTACATCGGCAAAGGCAAGGACGCAGAAGTACGTGAAATGCTCGTTCCGCTTACCATTCCCGGCCGCCGCGCGGCACGTCATCACGACGTGGTCTGCCTGCCTGAGGCCAAGGGCGGAAAGGAAGTGGGCGTTGTCACCAGCGGTTCCTTCTGTCCTTCCGTAGGCAACTCCGTGGCGCTGGCCTTTGTTGCCAAGGAATACGCTGACGAGCCTGCGTTTATAGTCAAAGCCGCTCGCGTAAACCTTGAAGCCACCCGCTCCGACCTTCCTTTCTTCAAAGGCGGCACGGCCCGCAAGAAGCTGGAAGAGTAA
- a CDS encoding 16S rRNA (uracil(1498)-N(3))-methyltransferase yields MKTFYLPPEEWREPYTLEGQEAKHLVKVLRAREGDAIRLLDGRGREGMFRITATEKHRVHLTLEELVEHPEPVGSAVLALGWAKSVRRGWLLEKAVELEAGGIWLWQADRSQSSVPTDIKDSWEGQMIAGAKQSLNPWLPELRTIPDGVEGLVRLASAFDNIFILWEGQSPSALLSPAMLGGKGRTLFVVGPEGGFSDREVRVLTEGGFTPVSLGRRILRWETAALLCLGLDWWHRELVESSETEHEQSGGAA; encoded by the coding sequence TTGAAAACGTTCTATCTGCCGCCAGAAGAATGGCGGGAACCATATACGCTTGAAGGACAGGAAGCCAAGCATCTCGTCAAAGTGCTGCGCGCCCGCGAAGGGGACGCCATTCGCCTGCTCGATGGCCGCGGACGCGAAGGCATGTTCCGCATTACCGCAACCGAAAAGCACCGCGTTCACCTTACACTTGAAGAATTGGTTGAACATCCGGAACCGGTCGGTTCCGCGGTGCTGGCGCTTGGCTGGGCAAAGTCCGTCAGACGCGGCTGGTTGCTGGAAAAGGCTGTGGAGCTGGAAGCCGGGGGCATCTGGCTCTGGCAGGCTGACCGTTCGCAATCAAGCGTTCCCACTGACATCAAGGACTCGTGGGAAGGCCAGATGATTGCTGGTGCCAAACAGAGCCTCAACCCGTGGCTGCCGGAACTGCGAACCATACCGGACGGCGTTGAAGGGCTCGTGAGATTGGCATCGGCATTCGACAACATCTTCATTCTCTGGGAAGGCCAGTCCCCTTCCGCTCTCCTTTCGCCTGCCATGCTTGGCGGCAAGGGACGAACCCTGTTCGTGGTTGGTCCTGAAGGCGGCTTTTCGGACAGGGAAGTTCGCGTGCTCACGGAAGGCGGCTTTACACCCGTCAGCCTTGGGCGACGCATTCTCCGCTGGGAAACTGCCGCCCTGCTCTGTCTCGGACTGGACTGGTGGCACCGCGAGCTTGTGGAATCCTCTGAAACGGAACATGAACAATCGGGAGGCGCAGCGTGA